The Streptomyces sp. NBC_00691 genome has a segment encoding these proteins:
- a CDS encoding GntR family transcriptional regulator, translating to MPAEPASAARPVAAARRLRLRADRARQLADLLRHQILAGGFPGGVLPLEDVIASDYRASRNTVRQALDLLRGEQIVARQPGVGTVVVCEKYPHGLDRLQGLAETLREHGQVTNEVRTMGPVAAPAPVAHRLGLPEHSDVLCVERLRRLNGLPLSLDLSYLPMDIGGELLGCDLENTDVFRLLEQLTGGPLGHAEITLEAVNADAHSAAVLQAPRGAAVLMLERLTCLPDGRPVDLEFIRFRGDRITMGGVLRRSL from the coding sequence ATGCCCGCCGAACCCGCCTCCGCCGCCCGACCCGTCGCCGCCGCCCGCCGTCTGCGGCTGCGTGCGGACCGGGCACGGCAGCTCGCCGACCTGCTGCGTCATCAGATCCTGGCGGGCGGCTTCCCCGGCGGGGTCCTGCCGCTGGAGGACGTGATCGCGTCCGACTACCGGGCCAGCCGGAACACCGTCCGGCAGGCGCTCGACCTGCTGCGCGGCGAGCAGATCGTCGCACGGCAGCCGGGAGTCGGCACGGTGGTGGTGTGCGAGAAGTACCCGCACGGCCTGGACCGGCTCCAGGGGCTCGCCGAGACCCTGCGCGAGCACGGGCAGGTCACCAACGAGGTCCGGACCATGGGGCCGGTCGCCGCTCCGGCGCCGGTGGCCCACCGGCTGGGGCTGCCGGAGCACTCCGACGTGCTCTGCGTCGAGCGGTTGCGCCGGCTCAACGGGCTGCCGCTCTCCCTCGACCTGTCGTACCTCCCGATGGACATCGGCGGCGAACTCCTCGGCTGCGACCTGGAGAACACCGATGTGTTCCGGCTCCTGGAGCAGTTGACCGGCGGTCCGCTCGGCCACGCGGAGATCACCCTGGAGGCCGTCAACGCCGACGCGCACTCCGCCGCCGTGCTCCAGGCCCCGCGCGGGGCCGCCGTCCTGATGCTGGAGCGGCTGACCTGTCTGCCCGACGGACGGCCGGTGGACCTGGAGTTCATCCGGTTCCGCGGCGACCGCATCACCATGGGCGGCGTCCTGCGCCGCTCCCTCTGA
- a CDS encoding MerR family transcriptional regulator, giving the protein MVSEGLWSIGELARRAGVGVKAVRYYSDRGLLPEAGRSSGGHRRYGAGALDRLRLIRSLRGLGLPVPEVERVLARDEALEEVVTGQLRKLESQLAALRWREASLRLLQDCPPGERAGRLRLIGAVSVPPDTAALARFWRRNLPVRLPARVVSTVLDSVVPRLPEEPSPGQVLDFARLHALVSDPRVHLPESRPAPPLPDGEYRPAVLYEGLAEAYALAAVEREAGRALREGGALDCFVAAYARARGTVDSPDFRRGLLPLLARSDGPVITRYWKLAAGLFAPGEPVLGALHHQLSVALHLQVEARAG; this is encoded by the coding sequence ATGGTGTCCGAGGGACTGTGGAGCATCGGAGAGCTCGCCCGGCGGGCCGGTGTCGGTGTGAAGGCCGTGCGGTACTACTCCGACCGGGGGCTGCTGCCCGAGGCCGGGCGCAGTTCCGGTGGGCATCGGCGGTACGGGGCGGGGGCGCTCGACCGGCTCCGGCTGATCCGGTCCCTGCGCGGTCTCGGTCTGCCCGTCCCCGAGGTCGAGCGGGTCCTCGCCCGGGACGAGGCCCTGGAGGAGGTCGTCACGGGGCAGTTGCGGAAGCTGGAGTCGCAACTGGCCGCGCTGCGCTGGCGCGAGGCCTCGTTGCGGCTGCTCCAGGACTGTCCTCCCGGGGAGCGGGCCGGGCGGCTGCGGCTGATCGGCGCGGTGTCCGTGCCGCCCGACACGGCGGCCCTGGCCCGGTTCTGGCGCCGGAACCTCCCCGTTCGGCTGCCGGCGCGGGTGGTGTCCACGGTGCTCGACTCGGTGGTGCCGAGGCTTCCGGAGGAACCGAGCCCCGGACAGGTCCTCGACTTCGCCCGGCTGCACGCCCTGGTGTCCGATCCGCGCGTCCACCTCCCCGAGTCGCGGCCGGCGCCGCCGCTGCCGGACGGCGAGTACCGCCCGGCCGTGCTGTACGAGGGTCTGGCGGAGGCGTACGCCCTGGCCGCCGTGGAACGTGAGGCCGGGCGCGCCCTGCGGGAGGGTGGCGCGCTGGACTGTTTCGTCGCCGCCTACGCCCGCGCGCGCGGGACGGTGGACTCCCCCGATTTCAGGCGCGGGCTGCTCCCGCTGCTCGCCCGGAGCGACGGGCCGGTGATCACCCGGTACTGGAAGCTCGCGGCCGGCCTGTTCGCGCCGGGCGAGCCGGTGCTCGGCGCGCTCCACCACCAGCTCTCCGTCGCCCTGCACCTCCAGGTCGAGGCCCGGGCCGGCTGA
- a CDS encoding alpha/beta fold hydrolase, whose protein sequence is MTVFVLVSGPFTGGWVWEETVARLRAAGSQAYPVTLPGTGDRRVDTGIDLETHIRDLVRLIDGIPLSRVVLVGHGYGLHPVLGAADRRPERVARIVSLDTGLPEDGEAAARSVPDPEVRTRLAGGDGAHGAATDGAGTWIAPPEAGGWSRWGSTEGVPAQALGRLDRLAAPQPVRTLTQPLRLTGAAAALPVTGVLCNANGSSVDLVQMLVDSGPPRFRALADDRIRFIDLGTGHWPMLSAPEELAEVLRRAAAGEGRRVTAPEGSDERPTHLLPFLLDVPEVPRERRGRVDLHLPGGLGSPTAGGGPRPAVVFVHGGPVAPEQRPTPRDTPFLLGYARYAASLGAIGVTLDHRLHGIADLPLAADDLAEAVALVRADPRVDGERIALWFFSVGGLLAADWLAAPPPWLRCLAASYPALAPLPGWGGVESRFRPVDLVGTAGGPPIVLTRAGREHPAFAATVEEFLAAAGKSGAAVETVDVPHGRHSFELVDPTEESRACVERAMRSVLGHLRD, encoded by the coding sequence ATGACCGTGTTTGTGCTGGTGTCGGGCCCGTTCACCGGTGGCTGGGTCTGGGAGGAGACCGTGGCCCGGCTCCGGGCGGCGGGTTCGCAGGCGTATCCCGTGACCCTCCCGGGAACGGGGGACCGGCGGGTCGACACCGGGATCGACCTGGAGACGCACATCCGGGACCTGGTGCGGCTGATCGACGGCATCCCGTTGTCCCGCGTGGTGCTCGTCGGGCACGGCTACGGGCTCCACCCCGTCCTCGGCGCCGCCGACCGGCGTCCCGAGCGCGTCGCCCGGATCGTCTCCCTCGACACCGGCCTGCCCGAGGACGGAGAGGCCGCCGCGCGCTCCGTGCCCGACCCCGAGGTACGGACACGACTGGCCGGCGGTGACGGCGCCCACGGGGCCGCTACGGACGGGGCCGGTACGTGGATCGCGCCGCCCGAGGCGGGCGGCTGGTCCCGCTGGGGCAGCACCGAGGGCGTCCCGGCCCAGGCGCTCGGCCGACTCGACCGCCTCGCCGCACCGCAGCCGGTCCGCACGCTCACCCAGCCGCTCCGGCTGACCGGCGCGGCCGCCGCCCTTCCGGTCACCGGCGTGCTGTGCAACGCCAACGGCTCCAGCGTCGACCTGGTGCAGATGCTGGTGGACTCGGGGCCGCCCCGGTTCCGGGCGCTCGCCGACGACAGGATCCGCTTCATCGACCTCGGCACCGGTCACTGGCCGATGCTCTCCGCCCCCGAGGAGCTGGCCGAGGTGCTGCGCCGGGCGGCGGCCGGGGAGGGCCGTCGGGTGACCGCGCCCGAAGGCTCGGACGAACGGCCGACGCACCTGCTGCCCTTCCTCCTCGACGTACCCGAGGTGCCGCGCGAGCGGCGAGGACGGGTCGATCTGCACCTGCCGGGCGGACTCGGGTCGCCGACCGCGGGCGGCGGGCCCCGGCCGGCCGTCGTCTTCGTCCACGGCGGCCCGGTCGCCCCCGAGCAGCGGCCCACCCCGCGGGACACCCCGTTCCTCCTCGGTTACGCCCGCTACGCGGCGAGTCTCGGCGCGATCGGCGTCACCCTGGACCACCGGCTGCACGGCATCGCCGACCTGCCCCTCGCGGCCGACGACCTCGCCGAGGCCGTCGCCCTCGTCCGCGCCGACCCGCGCGTCGACGGGGAGCGGATCGCGCTCTGGTTCTTCTCCGTGGGCGGACTCCTCGCGGCGGACTGGCTGGCCGCGCCCCCGCCGTGGCTGCGCTGTCTGGCGGCGAGCTACCCCGCCCTGGCCCCGCTCCCCGGCTGGGGCGGCGTGGAGTCCCGCTTCCGGCCCGTCGACCTCGTGGGTACGGCGGGCGGCCCCCCGATCGTGCTCACCCGGGCCGGACGGGAGCACCCGGCGTTCGCGGCGACGGTCGAGGAGTTCCTGGCCGCCGCCGGGAAGAGCGGGGCGGCCGTCGAGACCGTCGACGTCCCGCACGGCCGCCACAGCTTCGAACTGGTCGACCCCACCGAGGAGTCCCGCGCGTGCGTGGAGCGGGCGATGCGCTCCGTGCTCGGGCATCTGAGGGACTGA
- a CDS encoding MarR family winged helix-turn-helix transcriptional regulator, with amino-acid sequence MSSATEGASAGFLVWRLSMKWRVAVDRAVGPLGLTHAQYVVMASLYGMSLSGLRPSQRGLADRTGMEALYVSKLARALEANGLLDRTRDPDDPRAMRLSLTEQGLDVTGRAITVVQGLLDQLLGPLGGRTGTRTREFTRELALLLDVPLDPHSENDEEQS; translated from the coding sequence GTGAGTTCAGCAACCGAAGGCGCCTCGGCCGGATTTCTCGTCTGGCGCCTCTCCATGAAGTGGCGTGTGGCCGTCGACCGGGCGGTCGGACCGCTGGGCCTGACCCACGCCCAGTACGTGGTCATGGCGTCGTTGTACGGCATGTCGCTCTCCGGACTGCGGCCCAGCCAGCGCGGGCTCGCCGACCGGACGGGAATGGAGGCGTTGTACGTCTCCAAACTCGCCCGCGCCCTGGAGGCGAACGGGCTCCTGGACCGCACCCGCGACCCGGACGACCCGCGCGCCATGCGCCTGTCGCTCACCGAGCAGGGGCTCGACGTCACGGGCCGGGCGATCACGGTCGTCCAGGGACTCCTGGACCAGTTGCTGGGGCCGCTCGGGGGCCGGACCGGCACGCGTACCCGGGAGTTCACCCGTGAGCTGGCCCTCCTGCTCGACGTACCTCTTGATCCGCACAGCGAGAACGATGAGGAGCAGTCATGA
- a CDS encoding MarR family winged helix-turn-helix transcriptional regulator: MTTTSTTAPRANGRVLALAHHAGRVLLEGVLTRHGITFHQSVTLRAVAVAGESVGRDELVGDVTGSLKTDASVVTGVIEELTAAKLLEADPAEADRVRLTDAGRTSYETTTAESAEIAARLYEGIPDEDLVITGRVLTLITDRANAELAAGA, translated from the coding sequence ATGACCACCACCTCCACCACCGCCCCCCGCGCCAACGGCCGGGTCCTGGCCCTGGCGCACCACGCGGGACGCGTCCTCCTGGAAGGCGTCCTGACCCGTCACGGCATCACGTTCCACCAGAGCGTCACCCTGCGGGCCGTCGCGGTCGCGGGCGAGTCCGTCGGCCGCGACGAGCTCGTCGGCGACGTCACCGGTTCCCTGAAGACCGACGCGTCGGTCGTGACCGGCGTGATCGAGGAGCTGACGGCCGCGAAGCTGCTGGAAGCGGATCCGGCGGAGGCGGACCGTGTGCGACTCACCGACGCCGGCCGGACGTCGTACGAGACGACCACGGCCGAATCCGCCGAGATCGCGGCCCGGCTGTACGAGGGCATCCCCGACGAGGACCTGGTGATCACCGGCCGCGTGCTGACCCTGATCACGGACCGCGCCAACGCCGAACTGGCCGCCGGCGCCTGA
- a CDS encoding DUF4232 domain-containing protein: protein MRRTLLHRLTRSHRSALPAVAGLLLLTACGSGGETAGPPPVCGPGSNPSASAETPTPAATTDEDGVTVLGTGGGADSGASARPCAVYTLTNREPQPFTYVVTIAFRSESGRALGNVDDTVETVAPGRTVRRTVNGSGLSPDAVGTADAKVLKVRGFPTAEAPSTSGACPPTGVRVYADEGDAAMGLRVVGLHLENCGTRPYRLNGYPRIEIRDEDHERVGSVSIVQGGEAIAGGTGAEGPPRRLELLPGERAHAGLVWRNTVEGGVDGPVNAPYARVWAKPGAAPVTVIPELDLGTTGRLGVGPWKKDEE from the coding sequence ATGCGCCGCACTCTTCTCCACCGCCTCACCCGATCCCATCGCTCGGCACTCCCCGCCGTCGCCGGCCTCCTCCTGCTCACCGCGTGCGGGTCCGGGGGCGAGACGGCCGGCCCACCTCCGGTGTGCGGTCCCGGATCGAACCCCTCCGCGAGTGCCGAGACGCCCACACCGGCCGCCACCACGGACGAGGACGGCGTCACGGTCCTCGGGACCGGTGGAGGGGCCGACTCCGGTGCCTCCGCCCGCCCCTGCGCGGTGTACACCCTCACCAACAGAGAGCCCCAGCCCTTCACCTACGTCGTCACCATCGCCTTCCGGTCGGAATCGGGCCGGGCACTCGGCAACGTCGACGACACCGTCGAGACCGTCGCCCCCGGCCGTACGGTCCGGCGTACCGTCAACGGCTCCGGCCTTTCCCCCGACGCCGTCGGCACGGCCGACGCGAAGGTCCTGAAGGTGCGCGGCTTCCCGACCGCCGAGGCGCCGAGCACGAGCGGTGCCTGTCCGCCCACCGGCGTGCGGGTGTACGCCGACGAAGGCGACGCCGCCATGGGGCTGCGGGTCGTCGGGCTCCACCTGGAGAACTGCGGCACCCGCCCGTACCGCCTCAACGGCTACCCCCGGATCGAGATCCGCGACGAGGACCACGAGCGCGTCGGAAGCGTGTCGATCGTCCAGGGCGGTGAGGCCATCGCCGGAGGCACCGGCGCCGAGGGGCCGCCGAGACGGCTCGAACTGCTGCCGGGCGAGCGGGCGCACGCCGGACTGGTCTGGCGCAACACCGTCGAGGGGGGAGTCGACGGGCCCGTGAACGCCCCCTACGCGCGCGTGTGGGCGAAGCCCGGCGCCGCCCCGGTGACGGTGATCCCCGAACTCGACCTCGGTACGACGGGCAGGCTCGGTGTCGGCCCCTGGAAGAAGGACGAGGAGTAG
- a CDS encoding GOLPH3/VPS74 family protein, with protein MAVTLAEEIMLLSLDDVSGVAQERQTAAWAVAGGILLDLVLAGRVSVDDGRLRVTDATPTEVPLLDDRLRQVTAWCAKKGNAPKVTEWLTKDHLKAVKATVESLRERGLVREERQRVMGLFPVVRYPEADGSVERELRARLHTVLADGPAHSARTTGLLALIHGARLHRLAFPDMPRKEVAARLEELTAGQWAAEGVRRAIRDMQAAMLVVTTATVVAVTS; from the coding sequence GTGGCGGTCACGCTCGCGGAGGAGATCATGCTGCTGTCCCTGGACGATGTGTCCGGGGTCGCGCAGGAGCGGCAGACCGCCGCGTGGGCGGTCGCGGGCGGCATCCTGCTCGATCTCGTCCTGGCGGGACGCGTGTCGGTGGACGACGGACGGCTGCGGGTGACGGACGCGACGCCCACCGAGGTGCCGCTGCTCGACGACCGGCTGCGGCAGGTCACGGCCTGGTGCGCGAAGAAGGGCAATGCGCCGAAGGTCACCGAGTGGTTGACGAAGGACCACCTCAAGGCGGTGAAGGCCACGGTCGAGAGCCTCCGCGAGCGCGGTCTGGTGCGTGAGGAGCGGCAGCGGGTGATGGGCCTCTTCCCCGTCGTCCGCTACCCGGAGGCCGACGGCTCGGTCGAGCGCGAGCTGCGGGCCAGACTGCACACGGTCCTCGCCGACGGGCCGGCCCACAGCGCCCGCACGACGGGGCTCCTCGCCCTGATCCACGGTGCCAGGCTCCACCGCCTCGCCTTCCCCGACATGCCTCGCAAGGAGGTCGCCGCCCGCCTGGAGGAGCTGACGGCCGGGCAGTGGGCCGCGGAGGGCGTACGCCGGGCGATCCGGGACATGCAGGCCGCGATGCTCGTGGTCACGACGGCCACGGTGGTGGCGGTCACCAGCTGA
- a CDS encoding LysR family transcriptional regulator — protein sequence MDLELRHLKTIRAIADAGSLTRAATALGLAQPALSAQLKRIERALGGALFERGREGVRATALGDLVLERARVVLPAVCELQEEAVRFARGGAGGYRLGGTHGPLLGGLVDRIARDDPGAPVTTYISWSEREIAGGVADGRLDFALVGVCGESGPPEAGRLAWTEVARDPVYVMLAADHPLAPRAVIDLAELAAEAWTDVPGDGCFGDCFAAACVRAGFTPACVYETDTASCVHLVQVGRAVGLCRATFPVTPGLVTRPLAGAPLMWRHLLGWHPEGRAASRSAAVLGHTRAAHAEALASSAGRLHTGVAPPA from the coding sequence ATGGACTTGGAGCTGAGGCACCTCAAGACGATCCGGGCCATCGCCGACGCGGGGAGCCTCACACGCGCCGCGACCGCGCTCGGGCTCGCCCAGCCGGCGCTCAGTGCTCAGCTCAAGAGGATCGAACGGGCTCTGGGCGGTGCCCTGTTCGAGCGGGGACGGGAGGGCGTACGGGCCACGGCGCTCGGGGACCTGGTGCTCGAACGGGCGCGGGTGGTGCTGCCCGCCGTCTGCGAGCTGCAGGAGGAGGCGGTGCGGTTCGCCCGCGGCGGGGCGGGGGGCTACCGGCTCGGGGGCACCCACGGGCCGCTGCTCGGCGGCCTGGTCGACCGGATCGCGCGCGACGACCCCGGCGCCCCCGTCACCACGTACATCTCGTGGTCGGAGCGCGAGATCGCCGGCGGGGTCGCCGACGGCCGCCTCGACTTCGCCCTCGTCGGGGTCTGCGGCGAGAGCGGTCCGCCCGAGGCGGGCCGACTGGCCTGGACGGAGGTCGCCCGCGACCCGGTGTACGTGATGCTGGCCGCCGACCATCCGCTGGCACCCCGCGCCGTGATCGACCTGGCCGAACTGGCGGCGGAGGCCTGGACCGACGTCCCGGGCGACGGCTGCTTCGGCGACTGTTTCGCCGCCGCCTGCGTGCGGGCCGGGTTCACCCCGGCCTGCGTCTACGAGACGGACACCGCCTCCTGTGTGCATCTGGTGCAGGTCGGCCGGGCCGTCGGGCTGTGCCGGGCGACCTTCCCCGTCACCCCGGGCCTCGTCACCCGGCCCCTCGCCGGCGCCCCCCTCATGTGGCGGCACCTGCTCGGCTGGCATCCCGAGGGGCGCGCGGCCTCCCGGTCCGCCGCCGTCCTCGGCCACACCCGGGCCGCCCACGCCGAGGCGCTGGCGAGCAGCGCGGGCCGGCTCCACACGGGGGTGGCACCCCCGGCATAA